One genomic region from Panthera tigris isolate Pti1 chromosome D1, P.tigris_Pti1_mat1.1, whole genome shotgun sequence encodes:
- the FGF4 gene encoding fibroblast growth factor 4 — translation MAGPRAAAAALLPALLLAVLAPWAGRGAAAAPTAPNGTLGAELERRWESLVARSLARLPVASQPKEAAVQSGAGDYLLGIKRLRRLYCNVGIGFHLQVLPDGRIGGVHADTSDSLLELSPVERGVVSIFGVASRFFVAMNSKGKLYGSPFFAEECKFKEILLPNNYNAYESYRYPGTFIALSKNGKTKKGSRVSPAMKVTHFLPRL, via the exons ATGGCGGGGCCccgggcggccgcggcggcgcTGCTCCCGGCGCTCCTGTTGGCCGTGCTGGCGCCCTGGGCGGGCCGAGGGGCCGCCGCCGCACCCACCGCCCCCAACGGCACGCTGGGGGCCGAGCTGGAGCGCCGCTGGGAGAGCCTGGTGGCGCGCTCGTTGGCGCGCCTGCCGGTGGCCTCGCAGCCCAAGGAGGCGGCCGTCCAGAGCGGCGCCGGCGACTACCTGCTGGGCATCAAGCGGCTGCGGCGCCTCTACTGCAACGTGGGCATCGGCTTCCACCTCCAGGTGCTCCCCGACGGCCGCATCGGCGGCGTGCACGCGGACACGAGCGACA gcctgcTGGAGCTCTCGCCCGTGGAGCGGGGCGTGGTGAGCATCTTCGGAGTGGCCAGCCGGTTCTTCGTGGCCATGAACAGCAAGGGCAAGCTGTACGGCTCG cccttctTCGCGGAAGAGTGCAAGTTCAAAGAGATCCTCCTTCCCAACAACTACAACGCCTACGAGAGCTACAGGTACCCGGGCACTTTCATCGCCCTGAGCAAGAACGGCAAGACGAAGAAGGGCAGTCGCGTGTCACCCGCCATGAAGGTCACCCACTTCCTGCCCAGGCTGTGA